Proteins encoded together in one Otariodibacter oris window:
- a CDS encoding YqcC family protein yields the protein MKQETRKYINEVEAAMKKHHLWEATPPSEEALASTDPFCVNALSPSQWLQWIFIPKMNALLDANADLPRDFAITPYLEEALKEEAYLMDLHDPLLKLEQLLKS from the coding sequence ATGAAACAAGAAACCAGAAAATATATCAATGAAGTAGAAGCAGCCATGAAAAAACATCATCTATGGGAGGCAACACCGCCTTCGGAGGAAGCGTTGGCAAGTACCGATCCATTTTGTGTTAACGCACTTTCTCCATCCCAGTGGTTGCAATGGATTTTTATTCCTAAAATGAATGCCTTATTAGATGCGAATGCGGATTTACCGAGAGATTTTGCGATTACACCTTATTTAGAAGAGGCATTAAAAGAAGAAGCCTATTTAATGGATTTGCATGATCCATTACTTAAACTTGAACAATTGCTAAAAAGTTAA
- the metN gene encoding methionine ABC transporter ATP-binding protein MetN, protein MIELKQISKQFEVSGKIITALDNVDLEVPKGTIYGVIGASGAGKSTLIRCVNLLEHPTSGQVIVDGKDLTAFSEKELIIARRDIAMIFQHFNLLSSATVFENIALPLKLSNSSKEHIEKKVNELLGLVGLTDKRDAYPSNLSGGQKQRVAIARALANDPKVLLCDEATSALDPATTQSILQLLKEINVRLGLTILLITHEMDVVKRICDRVAVIDKGKLIESGSVSEIFSNPKTELAQRFIQSTFHIELPAEYAEKLSATPSEKSFPIIQFEFTGQSVDAPLLSHASKKFGIDFSILISQIDYAGGVKFGFVIAEVEGESDSIAQAKSFLIDNNVKVEVLGYVG, encoded by the coding sequence ATGATAGAGCTGAAACAAATCAGCAAACAATTCGAGGTATCAGGAAAAATCATTACCGCATTAGATAATGTTGATCTCGAAGTACCTAAAGGTACGATTTACGGAGTAATTGGTGCCTCTGGTGCAGGTAAAAGTACATTAATCCGTTGTGTCAATTTACTTGAGCATCCAACATCAGGGCAAGTCATTGTTGATGGCAAAGATCTTACCGCATTTTCAGAAAAAGAATTAATTATCGCGCGTCGTGATATTGCAATGATTTTCCAACACTTTAACTTACTTTCATCAGCTACTGTGTTTGAAAATATTGCATTACCATTGAAATTAAGCAACTCAAGTAAAGAACATATAGAGAAAAAAGTAAACGAGCTTTTAGGATTAGTCGGGCTTACAGATAAAAGAGATGCTTACCCAAGCAACTTATCTGGTGGGCAAAAACAACGTGTTGCAATCGCAAGAGCCTTAGCGAATGATCCTAAAGTGTTACTTTGTGATGAAGCAACCAGTGCTTTAGACCCAGCAACAACACAATCAATTTTACAACTATTAAAAGAAATTAATGTTCGATTAGGCTTAACAATTTTACTTATTACCCATGAAATGGATGTCGTTAAACGTATTTGTGATCGTGTTGCGGTAATCGATAAAGGTAAATTAATTGAAAGTGGTTCTGTAAGTGAAATTTTCTCAAATCCAAAAACAGAACTTGCTCAGCGTTTTATTCAATCAACATTCCATATTGAATTACCCGCTGAATATGCAGAAAAACTCTCAGCAACACCAAGCGAAAAGAGTTTCCCAATCATTCAATTTGAATTCACTGGGCAATCTGTCGATGCACCATTACTTTCACATGCATCGAAAAAATTTGGTATTGATTTCAGCATATTAATCTCACAAATTGATTATGCAGGTGGCGTAAAATTTGGGTTTGTGATTGCTGAAGTTGAAGGAGAATCAGATTCTATTGCACAAGCAAAATCTTTTTTAATTGATAATAATGTAAAAGTTGAGGTACTTGGCTATGTGGGCTGA